The sequence CCATCGAATTGGATCCAAAGCAGGgttgaaatgcagcaggttctgacaggttctcaagaatcggtagcagaaattttgagtagttcggagaaccagcaaatgccacctatggctggccccagagtggggaaggaatggagattttgtaatacccttcctcctggagtggggtgggaatggagattatttttagtatccctcccctgccatgcccaccaaggcacatcacgcccacagaaccggtagtaaaaaaggttgaatttcactcctgatccAAAGTGGACTTCAAAAATGACTGGGGAGATGAGAGAAAGCCAAGTTTTTAATGTCTGACAACTCTTCAAATTTTTCTTCTCCCCTTTAAGAAAAGGAAGGCATGGTTTTCCAGCTCTGCCTTCCAAAGTTCATGTCCCATACCGCTCACCATTTTAGGTTGAGGAAGCCTAGCTTGAGAAGGTTAGTTAGAGGTTCAGCTCAGTTCTAGCAAATCAAATCCTCTTAAAGCTGTCATGTTGGTTGACGGAAGAAGCAAGGGATGGGATGGTAAAAAAGGAACGAATGCAATTCTCATAATCTCTCTCTATTTTGtacaatagactcacctcacaacTCAACACCATGGTTTATTGTGGACCTTCCTGTGCTGTGCCCTCTTGCGCCTCTGCCCCAGCTGTTGGCTTTGGATCAGCTGGTTCCAGAGGACTCGGTTGCGGAGGTCTCGGCTATGGAGGTTCCGGCTATGGCTTGGGCTATGGCCGTGGTTTGGGCTACGGCTTCGGAGCTGGTGCCTTGGCCGAATCCTCAGGAAGCCTGGGCACCCTGGCCGGAGTCATCCCCTCCTGCATCAACCAGGTCCCAGCATCCGAGGTGACCATCCAGCCACCTGCAGTTGTGGTCACCATCCCTGGTCCCATCCTGTCCGCCAGCTGCGAGCCCGTCGCCGTTGGAGGCTACAGCCCATGTGCCCCCGGAGGTATCGGAGGCATCAGTGCCGGTTATTATGGAGGCCGCCTGGGACGTCTCGGTCGCCGTGGCAGCATCTATGCTCTTGGTCGCCGTGGCAGCATCTGCTCTCTCGGGCGCCGAGGTAGCATCTGCAACCTCCCCTGTTAAGTTAACCCGGACTCTCCACGACCAAAAACGGATTTGAGAGGATTGGATAAAGCATATCTGAGCCCTGTTCTGGACTGCATCGATCTTTGACAAACCGTTTGCGTTTGCCTTTAGATGGACAAAATTGGCCCGGAAGACCTCTTACGACTCTCTTGGACTTCTCCTACTCTTTGTTTGTTTCCCATCTTGGTTTTAAAATGCTTAAAACCCTGTTCCCTCTGCTTATGTATAACAAGCCTCCACCACCTCTTGTGTGTCTCTAAATGTCACTTCTCTGTGTCTtccaataaaatgaaatgtgCTTGATTTGAACCCACGTCTCTGTCTTCCTTTGAACTCCA comes from Ahaetulla prasina isolate Xishuangbanna chromosome 17, ASM2864084v1, whole genome shotgun sequence and encodes:
- the LOC131186858 gene encoding claw keratin-like, with protein sequence MVYCGPSCAVPSCASAPAVGFGSAGSRGLGCGGLGYGGSGYGLGYGRGLGYGFGAGALAESSGSLGTLAGVIPSCINQVPASEVTIQPPAVVVTIPGPILSASCEPVAVGGYSPCAPGGIGGISAGYYGGRLGRLGRRGSIYALGRRGSICSLGRRGSICNLPC